Genomic segment of Pleurocapsa minor HA4230-MV1:
GCCTGCCAAGCTATCTCAAGGAGTTCCTTTGTGTTTAGCGATCGCCGAAAAAATTCAGCAGCAGCTACCACAAGCTAAATTTATCATTCCTGTTGCACCTACTCTAGAACTAACTACTTTAGGTAATTATGCCAGTCAGCAACATAACCCTTTGATCCCAGCTTTGGGGAATGTGACAGCAAAGCTAATTTACCCAACAGATCGGCCACCTTATCTGATAACTTCTGGAGGAACAAAAATTGAGCTAATCACTGAGTTTCCTGCTTACCAAAGCATCATTGACTGTCAACTATGTCTGACTACCGTTGGGGCGAATACTGCTGAATTAACCGCGCTACGAGTTCCCATGATTGTCCTACTACCCACTCAACAGCTTGATGCTATGCGCTCTTGGGATGGACTGCCAGGCATTTTAGCTAATCTACCAGGAGTCGGTACAGCATTTGCCAAACTAATCAATTGGCTGGTATTAAAACAAGGACGCTTATTTGCTTGGCCAAATATTTGGGCAGGAACCGAAATTGTACCTGAGCTGGTTGGTAAACTAGAACCAGAACAAGTGGCTCAATTGGTTCTTGATTATCTACAGCATCCTGATAGACTGAAGATGATGAGCGATCGCTTGAATGCTGTCAGAGGACAAACTGGCGCAGCGCAGCAGATCGCAGATATAATAAAGCAAGAAATAAGCAAAATTTAATAATCATTCAAACTCGCCTAGTTTCGAGCTATACTCAGCCATATGGCTCTAAAACAATCTTGGCTACCTTGTCAAAAATTATGCTTCAAGGTTATATTCAGGTTAATATTTGGTAGTAATGACTTCTCAGCAAGAAGCGCGATCGCTTAATAATAAGTTGAAAGAGTGTAAATTGAACTGGGTTAACCTTGAGAAGTAGTTAAGCTAACTGCTGTCT
This window contains:
- a CDS encoding lipid-A-disaccharide synthase translates to MQATDIVILSNGPGEVTTWVRPVVKALTQVFADDRAEIRISVLLSPCPHSTGKEAAIASSYSAVDRVLPAAEFWSFLLWGKTKDNWQWHQRGIVVFLGGDQFYTVAISKRLGYSSLIYAEWDARWYRFVDRFAAMNQKAIAQVPKSYRHKFSLVGDLMADVALEVKQSNLGKTPLVGLFVGSKPAKLSQGVPLCLAIAEKIQQQLPQAKFIIPVAPTLELTTLGNYASQQHNPLIPALGNVTAKLIYPTDRPPYLITSGGTKIELITEFPAYQSIIDCQLCLTTVGANTAELTALRVPMIVLLPTQQLDAMRSWDGLPGILANLPGVGTAFAKLINWLVLKQGRLFAWPNIWAGTEIVPELVGKLEPEQVAQLVLDYLQHPDRLKMMSDRLNAVRGQTGAAQQIADIIKQEISKI